One part of the Mariniflexile litorale genome encodes these proteins:
- a CDS encoding SDR family oxidoreductase — MKLENKVIIVTGASRGIGKEIALLLAENGAKVIINHSNSKEEAQATADTIIKNGGEALVVKADVSQRNEVTQLFDKAIEVYGKIDVLVNNAGIMVCKKIKDNTQEDFSRQFDVNVRGIFNTLQEADSKLADNGNIINFSSSTVKLMFPTYALYSASKAAVEQMTRVFSKEIGRGISVNALAPGATETELFLTGKSKETIDRLSAMNAFNRLAKPIDIARVVLFLASDDSKWISGQVIGANGALV; from the coding sequence ATGAAATTAGAAAATAAAGTAATCATTGTAACAGGTGCATCAAGAGGCATTGGCAAAGAAATTGCATTGCTTTTAGCTGAAAACGGAGCAAAAGTAATTATCAACCATTCCAACAGTAAAGAAGAAGCGCAAGCTACTGCAGATACCATAATAAAGAATGGAGGAGAGGCCCTAGTGGTAAAAGCCGATGTAAGCCAAAGAAATGAAGTAACACAATTGTTTGATAAAGCTATTGAAGTTTATGGAAAAATAGATGTTTTGGTAAATAATGCAGGTATTATGGTTTGTAAAAAAATAAAAGACAATACTCAAGAAGATTTCAGCAGGCAATTTGATGTGAATGTTAGAGGAATTTTTAATACCTTACAAGAAGCCGATAGCAAATTAGCTGATAATGGGAATATCATCAATTTCTCATCGAGTACGGTAAAATTGATGTTTCCAACCTATGCGTTATATTCAGCTTCAAAAGCAGCGGTTGAACAAATGACACGTGTGTTTTCAAAGGAAATTGGTAGAGGTATTTCAGTAAATGCGCTTGCGCCTGGTGCTACAGAAACCGAATTGTTTTTAACAGGAAAATCAAAAGAAACCATTGATAGACTTAGTGCCATGAATGCTTTTAATAGATTGGCAAAACCCATTGATATAGCACGTGTAGTGCTGTTTTTAGCTAGTGATGATTCTAAATGGATTTCGGGACAAGTAATAGGGGCAAATGGAGCCTTGGTGTAA
- a CDS encoding transposase: protein MSKKVIFKTYDQGQLSLLPSSYDDLVPINHPARIVNTIIDHLNTSALEDSYKGGGTKENNLAVRLEAVFGNIKQKKNFKRFMLRGIDKVNVNVEIGLIAMAHNLKSIV, encoded by the coding sequence ATGAGCAAAAAAGTCATTTTTAAGACTTATGATCAAGGTCAGTTAAGTCTATTACCATCAAGTTATGATGATTTAGTTCCAATTAATCATCCCGCTCGTATTGTAAATACGATTATAGATCATTTAAATACCAGTGCTTTAGAAGATAGTTACAAAGGAGGTGGCACAAAAGAAAACAACCTTGCTGTGAGGTTGGAAGCTGTTTTTGGAAATATTAAGCAAAAAAAGAACTTTAAACGCTTTATGTTAAGGGGCATCGATAAAGTAAATGTAAATGTAGAAATAGGCTTAATTGCAATGGCACACAACCTTAAAAGTATAGTCTAG
- a CDS encoding HAD family hydrolase — protein MEINYKNIKVIGFDADDTLWVNETYFRDAEVEFGKLLSEYETLNKLDQELFKKEIDNLPMYGYGVKAFTLSMVESALEQSNYNISTKSIEAILNIGKDMLNKPVELLEGVEEVLENLSKKYRIILATKGDLLDQERKLEKSGLTKYFHHIEVLSDKQEANYSKLLNHLDIKPSEFLMIGNSLKSDVLPLVNIKANAIHVPFHTTWAHEQVTEQETNGKAYKTIKSLRELLNLLN, from the coding sequence ATGGAAATAAATTATAAAAACATAAAAGTTATAGGTTTTGATGCCGATGATACGCTTTGGGTAAATGAAACCTATTTTCGTGATGCCGAAGTTGAATTTGGTAAATTATTATCGGAATATGAAACCTTAAACAAATTAGATCAAGAGCTTTTTAAAAAAGAAATTGACAATTTACCTATGTACGGTTATGGTGTGAAAGCCTTTACATTATCAATGGTAGAAAGTGCTTTAGAACAATCCAATTATAATATTTCAACGAAAAGTATTGAAGCTATTTTAAATATTGGTAAAGATATGCTTAATAAACCAGTGGAACTGCTGGAGGGCGTTGAAGAAGTTTTAGAGAATTTATCAAAAAAATACCGCATCATTTTAGCTACTAAAGGTGATTTGTTAGACCAGGAACGCAAACTTGAAAAATCGGGATTGACAAAATATTTTCATCATATTGAAGTTTTGAGTGATAAGCAAGAAGCAAATTATTCTAAATTATTAAATCACCTCGACATAAAACCATCAGAGTTTTTAATGATTGGTAATTCGTTAAAATCGGATGTTTTGCCTTTAGTGAACATTAAAGCGAACGCAATACATGTTCCTTTTCACACCACTTGGGCGCATGAACAGGTTACAGAACAAGAGACTAATGGCAAAGCTTATAAAACTATAAAAAGTTTAAGAGAATTATTGAATTTATTAAATTAA
- a CDS encoding TetR/AcrR family transcriptional regulator: MQQELKSELTKQIIIEESFKLFYEHGFKTTSIDKIMTATKLTKGAFYHHYKSKKELGLEVIGIKLQKRVYQAMIKPLSSDGDAFKILENTFLDRLKSLPLFDKQHGCPINNFINEIGDFEAAYQTALKNIIEQWKLALVELIERGQKENSINKSISSHAVAVYLISAFEGIRGIRKLYNNDLILDEYISGLSLYLKHLKSIK, encoded by the coding sequence ATGCAACAAGAGTTAAAGTCTGAACTTACAAAACAAATCATTATTGAAGAGTCTTTTAAGTTGTTTTATGAACATGGGTTTAAAACAACGAGCATTGATAAAATAATGACAGCCACTAAACTTACCAAAGGCGCTTTTTACCATCATTATAAAAGTAAAAAGGAATTAGGTTTGGAAGTTATTGGTATAAAATTGCAAAAAAGAGTTTATCAAGCCATGATAAAACCTTTAAGTAGTGATGGAGATGCATTTAAAATATTAGAAAACACTTTTTTAGACCGTTTAAAGTCGCTCCCATTATTTGATAAACAACATGGATGCCCCATAAACAACTTTATTAATGAAATCGGTGATTTTGAAGCAGCCTATCAAACCGCTTTAAAAAATATTATAGAGCAATGGAAATTGGCATTAGTAGAATTGATTGAAAGGGGACAAAAGGAAAACTCAATTAATAAAAGTATTTCTAGTCACGCAGTGGCCGTATATTTAATTAGTGCATTTGAAGGTATTCGTGGCATAAGAAAATTATATAATAACGATTTGATTCTTGATGAATACATTTCGGGGCTATCACTTTACTTAAAACACTTAAAAAGCATTAAATAA
- a CDS encoding CCC motif membrane protein yields the protein MEIQKLNPTIVYVLAILGLLCCCFGGLGFILAGIAFIMANSKLNAVKANPENYDPASVKSMNTAKIIALVILIINILYLVKTIYTISTVGWDAIMEQSQTIIEQWQNK from the coding sequence ATGGAAATACAAAAACTCAATCCTACTATCGTTTATGTTTTAGCTATTTTAGGTTTATTATGCTGCTGCTTTGGCGGCCTTGGATTTATTCTTGCGGGAATTGCTTTTATAATGGCAAACAGTAAATTGAATGCTGTTAAAGCGAACCCAGAAAATTATGATCCTGCAAGTGTAAAATCAATGAACACAGCTAAAATTATTGCTTTGGTAATTCTAATTATAAATATTTTATATCTAGTAAAAACTATTTACACAATATCTACAGTTGGGTGGGATGCCATCATGGAACAATCACAAACGATTATAGAGCAGTGGCAAAATAAATAA
- a CDS encoding T9SS type A sorting domain-containing protein, with protein MKHKNKNLSLTGRELKSTFKPLVWLVVFLLFKSNGFSQDLFVGNDTYLYAKDVVVTVTNDIRLDTPTSNLYFRGDAQLYQVADIKNSDAGKLSIYQNQTTNIYEYNYWCSPVGVSVEGTAKANVPFNGSNIHDPVDDADISNVNSTAYLYTSAYNGTATALSNYWMYTLRDGEGYNSWNQILNTGNAGTGYGYTLKGSPNTNNVLDFRGRPNNGTIEVSCSFDGVDNQPNSGTPNYAETLTGNPYPSALDLKLFFVNSPNNQADLMPQIFFWEQKQNNSHYLVDYEGGYGTYAPGNLGDLLDNGTYTNATFENYNSDGGTIGDTSGNTTDFSANNSRRFAAVGQGFVIMSNVNGGNAFFENSMRVYLAEDSTPGGDGSIFARNGNSKTSKTNNSKKAVIAMSQNGVDYDALFKNPTIVPEIRLHTRIDNTFYKENVIAFRESTPNNDTYNRFYDATSINELSSDAYLISSDKKLAIKSINYSEATRLPIGFKASKNSTLFSIKIHKLNNVPNDVNVFLFDNLNNTYTDVKNGAFEVTLDKGTHNNRFEITFAKNTLDVADNTFTDFNVFQNNNISQLKLLNPNSLSITSIKVFDVSGKQVLVDLINSAKNEYKYSTKSLSDGVYIVKIESLNKQVFSKKVVISNK; from the coding sequence ATGAAGCACAAAAACAAAAATTTGTCTTTAACTGGCAGAGAACTTAAAAGCACCTTCAAACCTCTTGTATGGTTGGTTGTGTTCTTGTTATTTAAAAGCAATGGCTTTTCTCAAGATCTATTTGTAGGTAATGATACTTATTTGTACGCTAAAGATGTTGTAGTAACTGTTACTAATGACATTCGATTAGACACACCAACTTCTAACTTATATTTTAGAGGTGATGCACAACTTTACCAAGTGGCAGATATAAAAAACTCTGATGCAGGTAAACTCTCCATATATCAAAATCAAACAACCAACATATATGAGTATAACTATTGGTGTTCTCCAGTAGGGGTTAGTGTAGAAGGAACAGCAAAGGCCAACGTTCCTTTTAATGGTTCTAATATTCATGATCCTGTAGATGATGCAGATATTTCCAATGTAAACTCAACGGCTTATTTATATACCTCAGCATACAACGGAACAGCTACAGCACTCTCTAATTATTGGATGTACACCCTAAGAGATGGTGAAGGATACAATAGTTGGAATCAAATTTTAAATACAGGAAATGCTGGTACAGGCTATGGCTATACATTAAAAGGAAGCCCAAATACAAATAATGTTTTAGATTTTAGAGGCAGGCCTAATAATGGTACTATAGAGGTTAGCTGCTCTTTTGATGGTGTTGATAATCAACCAAATTCAGGGACACCCAATTATGCCGAAACTTTAACAGGGAATCCTTACCCTTCAGCTTTAGATTTAAAATTATTTTTTGTTAACTCTCCAAATAATCAAGCCGATTTAATGCCTCAAATATTTTTCTGGGAACAAAAACAAAACAATTCCCATTATTTAGTAGATTATGAAGGTGGCTATGGTACGTATGCACCTGGCAATCTCGGTGACCTATTAGACAACGGAACATATACAAATGCCACTTTCGAAAACTACAATAGTGACGGGGGGACTATTGGTGATACTTCAGGAAACACTACTGATTTTAGTGCTAATAACTCAAGAAGGTTTGCTGCCGTTGGTCAAGGATTTGTAATAATGAGCAATGTTAATGGTGGAAATGCCTTTTTTGAGAATTCCATGCGAGTATACTTAGCTGAAGATTCAACCCCTGGTGGCGATGGCTCTATTTTTGCTAGAAATGGAAACTCAAAAACGTCTAAAACAAATAACTCAAAAAAAGCGGTTATTGCTATGTCTCAAAATGGTGTAGACTATGATGCCCTTTTTAAAAACCCAACTATTGTCCCTGAAATACGACTCCATACACGTATTGACAACACATTTTACAAAGAAAATGTTATAGCATTTAGAGAAAGCACCCCAAATAATGATACCTATAATCGTTTTTATGATGCCACAAGTATAAATGAGTTAAGTTCTGATGCTTATTTAATTTCAAGTGATAAAAAATTGGCTATTAAGTCTATTAATTATAGTGAAGCCACAAGATTACCCATAGGTTTTAAAGCTTCAAAAAACAGTACTTTATTTAGCATTAAAATTCATAAACTAAACAATGTTCCAAATGATGTAAATGTTTTTCTTTTTGATAATCTAAATAACACGTATACCGATGTTAAAAATGGTGCTTTTGAAGTAACCTTAGATAAAGGAACACACAACAACCGTTTTGAAATTACATTTGCAAAGAACACGTTAGATGTTGCTGATAATACATTTACTGATTTTAATGTATTTCAAAATAACAATATCTCACAATTGAAACTTTTAAACCCCAACAGCTTATCAATCACTTCTATTAAAGTTTTTGATGTTTCTGGAAAACAAGTTTTAGTAGACCTTATCAATTCGGCAAAAAACGAATATAAATACTCTACAAAATCGCTTAGTGATGGTGTTTATATTGTTAAAATTGAATCTTTAAATAAACAAGTTTTTAGCAAAAAAGTAGTGATTAGTAATAAATAA
- a CDS encoding iron-containing alcohol dehydrogenase family protein has product MSYKNFPMVSKVVFGRGSFNQLNEILAPKRLSMNAPFIYLIDDVFKNNQWLTSRIPLAYDDKIVFISTKEEPKTSQVDELVEGIILTTKELPSGIIGIGGGSVLDLAKAVSIMLTNEGEAKDYQGWDLVKNAAVYHVGIPTISGTGAEVSRTTVLLGPDKKLGINSDFTPFDQVILDSELTKGVPTDQWFYTGMDCYIHCIESLKGTYLNTFSETYGTMALELCKEIFLDNNLTAIESEEKLMMASWHGGMSIAYSQVGVAHAMSYPLAYLLGIKHGVGNCIVFDHLEEFYPEGVKLFKTMKKKHNITIPQGICADLSDEDFDKMINIALNLVPLWENALGKNWKQIITPKKLKELYQKM; this is encoded by the coding sequence ATGAGTTATAAAAACTTTCCAATGGTGTCAAAAGTTGTTTTTGGCAGAGGTAGTTTCAACCAATTAAATGAAATTTTAGCTCCAAAACGCTTAAGTATGAATGCTCCATTTATTTATTTAATAGATGATGTGTTTAAAAATAATCAATGGTTAACATCACGAATTCCGTTAGCCTACGACGATAAAATAGTATTTATTTCGACTAAGGAAGAACCAAAAACATCACAAGTAGACGAATTGGTTGAAGGCATTATTTTAACTACAAAAGAATTGCCTTCAGGTATTATTGGGATAGGTGGAGGATCTGTTTTAGATTTAGCCAAAGCCGTATCAATTATGCTTACAAATGAAGGGGAAGCTAAAGATTATCAAGGCTGGGATTTAGTAAAAAATGCCGCTGTATACCATGTTGGTATTCCAACTATATCGGGTACAGGTGCTGAAGTATCTAGAACGACGGTTTTGCTAGGACCAGACAAAAAATTAGGTATCAATTCTGATTTCACACCTTTTGATCAAGTTATTTTAGACTCCGAACTTACAAAAGGCGTACCAACAGATCAATGGTTTTACACAGGTATGGATTGTTATATTCATTGCATAGAATCTTTAAAAGGTACGTACTTAAACACTTTTAGTGAAACCTATGGTACAATGGCTTTAGAGTTGTGTAAAGAAATATTCTTAGACAATAATTTAACAGCTATTGAATCGGAAGAAAAACTTATGATGGCCTCATGGCATGGAGGTATGAGTATTGCCTATTCCCAGGTGGGGGTAGCACATGCTATGAGTTATCCATTAGCCTATTTATTAGGCATCAAACATGGCGTTGGAAACTGTATTGTTTTTGATCATTTAGAAGAGTTTTATCCAGAAGGTGTTAAGCTTTTTAAAACCATGAAAAAAAAGCACAATATCACAATCCCACAAGGTATTTGTGCCGATTTAAGCGATGAAGATTTTGATAAAATGATAAATATAGCATTAAACTTAGTACCTCTTTGGGAAAATGCTTTAGGTAAAAATTGGAAACAAATAATAACACCAAAAAAGTTAAAAGAACTTTATCAAAAAATGTAA
- a CDS encoding 1-acyl-sn-glycerol-3-phosphate acyltransferase has product MQWLAKLIYFKVLGWKVVGNTSISKNSIKKAIIIASPHTSWHDFYMGVLLRSVLQVKTNFVGKKELFIFPFGWFFKALGGAPINRSSNENKVDAIAKLFNEKEEFRMTMAPEGTRKKVKEWRTGFYYIAKKAKVPIIMFTLDFENKQNKISEPFYPTNDIKADFEFMHRFFRDVKGKIPKYS; this is encoded by the coding sequence ATGCAATGGTTGGCCAAACTTATTTATTTTAAAGTTTTAGGATGGAAAGTTGTTGGCAATACCAGTATATCTAAAAATTCTATTAAAAAAGCTATTATTATAGCATCACCACATACCAGTTGGCATGACTTTTATATGGGTGTTTTATTACGATCGGTATTACAAGTTAAAACAAATTTTGTTGGTAAAAAAGAACTTTTCATATTCCCTTTTGGGTGGTTTTTTAAAGCATTAGGAGGGGCACCCATTAACAGGAGCTCTAATGAAAATAAAGTGGATGCTATTGCTAAACTCTTTAATGAAAAGGAAGAGTTTAGAATGACTATGGCGCCAGAAGGGACTAGAAAAAAAGTAAAAGAATGGCGCACGGGTTTTTACTACATAGCAAAAAAAGCAAAGGTTCCTATCATTATGTTTACGCTCGATTTTGAAAACAAACAAAATAAAATTTCAGAGCCTTTTTACCCAACGAATGATATTAAAGCAGATTTTGAATTTATGCATCGTTTTTTTAGAGACGTAAAAGGGAAAATACCTAAATATTCATAA
- a CDS encoding DUF6503 family protein: protein MKFSLLTTIVLSVFLMSCKDKKQPDVVQEKTSTFENKGHELVSNMVEKVGNYHTLLKKKNVVYTYTYQTPDGKADVSTEKYLFNGELSYGAYQKHERTFPDLEGLMEQGYDGSNYWLKHNGEIVNDSIRLKRVAFNRPTNFYWFTMFQKLLDPGLNYEYIGEKAVNNTTYNVVKITFQSNDEKPTDTYQLYINKNTLLVDQFLFTVADFGVMETPFLMKLQYEEIDGMSIPTKRQYKKSTWNADVSEEPWIHVTWSNIKFNNGLTQDDFKK, encoded by the coding sequence ATGAAATTTTCTCTATTAACAACTATTGTTTTAAGTGTGTTCCTTATGTCTTGTAAGGATAAAAAGCAACCTGACGTGGTTCAAGAAAAGACGTCTACTTTTGAAAATAAGGGACATGAACTGGTTAGTAACATGGTAGAAAAAGTAGGTAATTACCATACGCTGCTTAAAAAAAAGAATGTGGTATATACCTATACATACCAAACTCCTGATGGTAAAGCCGATGTATCGACAGAAAAATACCTGTTTAATGGTGAACTATCTTATGGGGCTTACCAGAAACATGAACGGACTTTCCCAGACCTTGAAGGACTCATGGAGCAAGGTTATGATGGGAGTAATTATTGGCTCAAGCATAATGGAGAAATTGTAAATGATTCCATTCGATTGAAAAGAGTCGCTTTCAATAGACCCACTAATTTTTATTGGTTCACTATGTTTCAAAAATTATTGGATCCGGGTTTAAACTATGAATATATTGGTGAAAAAGCAGTAAATAATACGACTTATAATGTTGTTAAAATCACCTTTCAGTCAAACGATGAAAAGCCTACAGATACTTATCAACTTTATATAAATAAAAATACTTTATTAGTTGACCAATTTCTTTTTACTGTAGCCGATTTTGGAGTAATGGAAACACCTTTCTTAATGAAACTTCAATACGAGGAAATTGATGGTATGTCAATTCCAACAAAACGACAATACAAAAAATCTACTTGGAATGCCGATGTAAGCGAAGAACCTTGGATACATGTAACTTGGTCTAATATTAAATTCAATAATGGATTAACTCAAGATGATTTTAAAAAATAA
- a CDS encoding cysteine desulfurase family protein — protein MQQVYFDNAATTQIRDEVITAMTHVMKTSYGNASSSHSFGRTSKALIEKSRKAVASYLNVVASEIIFTSGGTEADNLILLSAVRDLKVTHIITSRIEHHAVLHTLDQLVKDYKVAVSYVDLKPNGKIDYLHLETLLKSENKTLVSLMHINNEIGNMLNMTKVSALCKANNALFHSDTVQSVGHYKMDLQDIQVDFLTAAAHKFHGPKGVGFAFIRKNSGLKPLIFGGEQERGLRAGTESVHNIVGLEVALKNAYEKLENETAYIKDLKQYFIHKIESDIPNATFNGKSGNMEKSTYTLVNVCLPIPPKKAAMLLFQLDLKGIACSKGSACQSGSNQNSHVLTEILSAEDLQKPSIRFSFSIYNTKEEIDYVVGVLKAFIN, from the coding sequence ATGCAACAGGTATATTTTGATAACGCCGCCACTACGCAAATAAGAGACGAAGTAATAACAGCCATGACCCATGTTATGAAAACCAGTTACGGTAATGCCTCGTCATCGCATAGTTTTGGCAGAACTTCCAAAGCATTAATTGAAAAATCAAGAAAAGCAGTTGCTAGTTATTTAAATGTGGTTGCTAGTGAAATAATATTTACATCTGGAGGTACCGAAGCCGATAATTTAATTTTGTTAAGTGCTGTTAGAGATTTAAAAGTAACGCATATTATTACTTCTAGAATTGAACACCATGCCGTTTTACATACTTTAGATCAATTGGTTAAAGACTATAAAGTAGCTGTGAGTTATGTTGATTTAAAACCAAACGGAAAGATTGATTATCTACATTTAGAAACCTTATTGAAAAGTGAAAATAAAACATTGGTAAGCTTGATGCACATTAACAATGAAATTGGTAATATGTTAAATATGACTAAGGTATCTGCCTTATGTAAAGCAAATAACGCGTTGTTTCATAGCGACACGGTGCAGTCGGTTGGACATTATAAAATGGATTTACAGGATATTCAAGTAGATTTTTTAACAGCAGCAGCTCATAAATTTCATGGCCCCAAAGGGGTTGGTTTTGCTTTTATCAGAAAAAATTCAGGGTTAAAACCATTAATTTTTGGTGGCGAACAAGAACGAGGCTTACGTGCTGGTACCGAAAGTGTTCATAATATTGTGGGTTTAGAAGTTGCTTTAAAGAATGCTTATGAAAAGTTAGAGAACGAAACAGCTTATATAAAAGATTTAAAGCAATATTTTATTCATAAAATTGAAAGCGACATACCAAACGCAACTTTTAACGGAAAGTCTGGTAATATGGAAAAAAGTACTTACACCTTAGTAAATGTATGTTTGCCGATACCTCCCAAAAAAGCTGCTATGTTACTATTTCAGTTAGATTTAAAAGGGATAGCATGTTCTAAAGGAAGTGCTTGCCAAAGTGGGAGCAACCAAAACTCGCATGTATTGACTGAAATTTTAAGCGCTGAAGATTTACAAAAACCCTCTATTCGATTTTCATTCAGTATTTATAACACCAAGGAAGAAATTGATTACGTGGTGGGGGTTTTAAAAGCCTTTATAAACTAA
- a CDS encoding DUF2752 domain-containing protein, translating to MLPCLNKKLFGFECMGCGLQRSFLLIIQGDFTAAFNMYPAIYALIPLVVFTTASLFFKFKYSNKIINTLAIASVIIIIVSFIIKKIN from the coding sequence ATGCTACCTTGCTTAAACAAAAAACTATTTGGTTTTGAATGTATGGGCTGTGGTTTACAACGGTCTTTTCTCTTAATAATTCAAGGTGATTTTACGGCAGCATTTAATATGTACCCTGCTATTTACGCACTTATCCCATTGGTTGTGTTCACCACAGCCTCCTTATTTTTCAAGTTTAAATATTCTAATAAAATTATTAATACACTAGCAATAGCTTCTGTTATTATAATTATTGTTAGTTTTATAATTAAGAAAATTAACTAA
- the kdsB gene encoding 3-deoxy-manno-octulosonate cytidylyltransferase, whose product MKIISMIPARYSASRFPGKLMQDLSGKTVILRTYEATVNTNLFDDVLVVTDSDIIYNEIISNGGKAMMSKKEHECGSDRIAEAVEFLDIDIVINVQGDEPFTDKESLEKLIAVFKDDHNKNIDLASLMVHITDEDEINNPNTVKVIVDQSKFALYFSRSPIPYPRDKNAGVKYYKHKGVYAFRKEAILDFYRLPMLPLEASEKIECIRYLEYGKRIKMVETTTEGVEIDTPEDLERAKKAWK is encoded by the coding sequence ATGAAAATAATTTCAATGATACCAGCACGTTATAGTGCATCCCGCTTTCCTGGAAAACTAATGCAAGACCTTAGCGGAAAAACGGTTATTCTTCGTACTTACGAAGCTACCGTAAACACCAATTTGTTTGATGATGTTTTAGTGGTTACCGATAGTGATATTATTTATAATGAAATTATAAGTAATGGCGGAAAAGCCATGATGAGTAAAAAAGAACATGAATGTGGTAGTGATAGAATAGCCGAAGCTGTTGAGTTTTTAGATATTGATATTGTGATTAATGTACAAGGTGATGAACCTTTCACTGATAAAGAATCTTTGGAAAAACTAATTGCCGTATTTAAAGATGATCATAATAAAAACATTGATTTAGCATCATTAATGGTACATATTACGGACGAAGATGAGATAAACAACCCTAATACGGTAAAGGTAATTGTAGACCAATCAAAATTTGCGTTGTATTTTTCCAGAAGTCCCATCCCGTATCCAAGAGATAAAAATGCAGGCGTTAAATATTATAAACATAAAGGAGTGTATGCTTTTAGAAAGGAAGCTATTTTGGATTTTTACCGATTGCCCATGCTGCCTTTAGAAGCTTCAGAAAAAATTGAGTGCATTCGTTACTTAGAATATGGTAAACGCATTAAAATGGTAGAAACGACCACAGAAGGTGTTGAAATTGATACTCCAGAAGATTTAGAACGCGCTAAAAAAGCATGGAAATAA
- a CDS encoding Smr/MutS family protein, with translation MIFEIGDKVLVIDEAMSGVVKMIVGHTISIETSDGFLLDFESNELVKVTSKVSLKKDLFSHDNANSVIKEKEQYPKRKQPKVKPKERFEPTMEVDLHINQLVKSAKGMSNHDMLSLQLETARRQLDFAISKRIQKIVFIHGVGEGVLKVELEYLFGRYDNVKFYDANYQKYGVGATEVYIFQNASNN, from the coding sequence ATGATTTTTGAAATAGGCGATAAAGTTTTGGTTATAGATGAAGCCATGTCTGGTGTGGTAAAAATGATAGTCGGACATACCATTTCTATTGAAACAAGCGATGGCTTTTTGCTTGATTTTGAAAGTAACGAATTGGTTAAAGTAACTTCTAAAGTAAGTCTTAAAAAGGACTTATTTTCACATGATAATGCTAATTCAGTAATAAAAGAAAAGGAACAATATCCTAAAAGAAAACAGCCAAAGGTGAAGCCTAAAGAGCGTTTTGAGCCAACTATGGAAGTCGATTTACATATCAATCAATTGGTGAAATCGGCAAAAGGGATGAGCAATCATGATATGCTATCGCTGCAATTAGAAACAGCCAGACGCCAATTAGATTTTGCCATATCAAAACGGATTCAAAAAATAGTTTTTATACATGGTGTGGGCGAAGGCGTACTTAAAGTAGAATTAGAATACCTTTTTGGGCGCTACGATAATGTTAAATTTTATGATGCCAACTATCAAAAATATGGTGTTGGAGCTACTGAAGTTTATATTTTTCAGAATGCGTCTAACAACTAA